The window AACCGATTCTCGATGGTCTGACGGCCGCGAGCAACTTCTTGTTTAGAGACCGCCCCAAAGAGGACGGCCACTGCTACGTACACCAAAAGGCCAATTGGAGGTACAATAATCAGTGAAATCAGTGAAGGGTGAAGAACCCATGCAAGTGGAAATATCACTGATGCTGCGATTAAACCCGTTGCGAGCGTTTTAACCAATCGAAGTTCCATTAGCGGATCAAATCCAACCCTTCTTGCAGAGATCGTATGGAAAACGATCATCGATCCATAACCAATGCTTGTTGCAGCCGCCGCACCATACATACCATACATCGGAATTAGAACGAGATTGAGCACAAAGTTAATTACGGCCGCAGATCCTGTTGCAATTATTAGGTGTCGTAGCTCTCCACTTGCATGAGCAGTTGATTGGATGGGACGTGCAAGTGCAAAACCAAGTGTACCAGGTAATAATATCAAGAGTGGTAATACTGCCGGTGTAAAGTCTGCTCCGTAGTACAATTTGACAAATGGTTCTGCGAGTGCAGTAAGTCCAATAATGAGAAGGACAGTGAATTGAAGCGTGTAGCGTGTGATTTGACTTGCTGTCTTGGATATTGTCTCTAGATTTCCCTGATCCCATTCTGCAGACATTGAATGTAGAAGTGCGACCTGTGCTGCATGTGGTATAAACCAAAGAAATTCTGCGATGACTAGTGCACCTTGATAGTATCCTGTCTGCGCACTACCAGCGAGGGGTCGAAGCATAAGAATGTCTACTTTGTATAACGATGTTGTTAGAAATACTAACACCAATGTCGAGAAATTGAATGATATTAAATCTTTCTTCGGTAGCGATTTAAATTTCGGCCGAATTACGGCACGAAGGTTAATATATTTCGAAAGGATTAAAAAGCAGCAAAATGCAGAGAATGCAGCACCGATTATTCGGCCAATAAGTGCTCCGTCGACACCCCATCCAAAGTATACCAGCACGATTGCAACGGTCGCATAGGTGGATTTTTGGACTACTGTGAACGACTCTGAATACTTTTCGGCACCAAGTCCAAGAAGAGTAGCCCTAATTAAATTAAACATTTGTTCAGATATTAATAGTAGGGCGACTAGATAAGTGTAAGTGATAAAAGCCTCTCCGAATGTTAATTCTACGATACCTGATGACCCAATCATAAATAATATTATGGCGGCAAGCACTGTCAAAAGCGCGGATAGGTGAAAATAAAAAGAAAATACATTCGGTTTCCAATCTTCTTGTTCTCGATCCTCAACCATGAATTTCCGAACGCCGCTTGTCACCCCATCTTTGGCAG of the Natronosalvus vescus genome contains:
- a CDS encoding flippase, giving the protein MDAKLLRSFLSVVGGRFGVLFIGILTTPILVRLLGSEGYGDYAFVTSALAVILTLTAKDGVTSGVRKFMVEDREQEDWKPNVFSFYFHLSALLTVLAAIILFMIGSSGIVELTFGEAFITYTYLVALLLISEQMFNLIRATLLGLGAEKYSESFTVVQKSTYATVAIVLVYFGWGVDGALIGRIIGAAFSAFCCFLILSKYINLRAVIRPKFKSLPKKDLISFNFSTLVLVFLTTSLYKVDILMLRPLAGSAQTGYYQGALVIAEFLWFIPHAAQVALLHSMSAEWDQGNLETISKTASQITRYTLQFTVLLIIGLTALAEPFVKLYYGADFTPAVLPLLILLPGTLGFALARPIQSTAHASGELRHLIIATGSAAVINFVLNLVLIPMYGMYGAAAATSIGYGSMIVFHTISARRVGFDPLMELRLVKTLATGLIAASVIFPLAWVLHPSLISLIIVPPIGLLVYVAVAVLFGAVSKQEVARGRQTIENRFL